Below is a window of Saccharomonospora viridis DSM 43017 DNA.
GTCCCGGTCGCGTTGCTGCCCTTGGGCAGGCGGATCGTGTCGACCTGAGCCGGAAGACGGACCGGTCCGGTGAGCGCGTCCCCTGAGCCGGCGAAGCGACGCCGCACTCCCGCTTTCACGACACCGGAAAAACAGGCGTCACCGGGCGGATTCGTCCGGTTCCTCCGGCTCGTAGGGCAGCTCGACGACCAGGCAAGGCCCGCCCACGAACAGCCCGGCGTCGATGCCGAGCACCCGTCCATCCGCATAAAGATGCGGCGCGTCGAGTTCCACCGGGTGCACACCGACCTGGTCGGCGATGACGCTGTGGCCGTGCACGATGCGCTCCCCGCCGAGCTGTGACAGCATCTCCTCCGCCGCATCGCCCCCATCGGGGCCCCGGAACGCGAACCGCGACGTCATCCGGCACCACACGTCCCACCACTCGGCGAGCTCGTCCCCGGCCAGCACATCGTGCACCGTGGCGTTGATCTCCTCGATGGTGTCGCCCCAGTCGAGATACTCCAGCGTGTCCGAGTGCACCAGCAGGTGATCGGCGGCGAGCGCGACGAGGGGCCGGGTGACCAACCATTCGATGTGCTCGTCGGTGAGCGCCTCCTGGTCCGACAGCTGGCCCCCGTTGATGGCCCAGCTACGCGCGAAACTACGGCCACCCCCACCTGCCGCCTCGACCGGGATGGGCGTGTCACCGAAGAAGTACGTACCAAGCAGCAGGATCTCGTGGTTGCCGAGCAGGCTCTCGACGGCGCCGCCCGCCGACGGTGCCTGTCGTTGCAACTTCCGCACCAGGTCGATGGCTCCGACGCCATCGGGACCCCGGTCCACGAAGTCACCGAGGAACCACAGGTGGGCATCGGCCCCAGCCCAGTTGTCGGCACTGTCGACGAGGTCGGCATCGCGGAGCGCGGCGGCCAGTTCGTCCCGGTGGCCGTGGACGTCGCCGACGACGAACGTGGGATGGTCGAGCACGTCCCGACGATAAGCCCTGATCGTTCACCCCCTGGGATCAGCCCGCCCGAAACGGGTCGTGGGTGCGCCCGACGAGGTCGGCTATCGAGTTGACGACCAGGGTCGGCCGGAACGGGTAGCGCTCGGCCGACTCGCGCGTGGCGATGCCGCTGAGCACGAGCACGGTCTGCAGACCGGCCTCGATCCCCGAATGGATGT
It encodes the following:
- a CDS encoding metallophosphoesterase: MLDHPTFVVGDVHGHRDELAAALRDADLVDSADNWAGADAHLWFLGDFVDRGPDGVGAIDLVRKLQRQAPSAGGAVESLLGNHEILLLGTYFFGDTPIPVEAAGGGGRSFARSWAINGGQLSDQEALTDEHIEWLVTRPLVALAADHLLVHSDTLEYLDWGDTIEEINATVHDVLAGDELAEWWDVWCRMTSRFAFRGPDGGDAAEEMLSQLGGERIVHGHSVIADQVGVHPVELDAPHLYADGRVLGIDAGLFVGGPCLVVELPYEPEEPDESAR